The window CGGCGAAGGTGAGTTGATGGCTCATGATGTCCCTCTGGGATGCGCTCCGGATGAATATGATGATCTCATATCAGGAACTTGTTCGCACCTTCCTTAGAAGATGGCATCGATCCAGCAGAACTCCTAGCAGCAGTTGGTTCATCTCAGCCTAAAGCCAAATCGACTCGTGCTCCACGCCCTGCTAAATACAAATATACAGATGAAAACGGTAATGAGCAGACTTGGACAGGTCAGGGCCGAACTCCGAAAGCGATCACTGCTGCTATCGAAGCTGGTAAAACACTGGAAGACTTTGCGATCTAACCGCTACAACATATCCGGGCTTGGCTATTATCATAACAGGCCCGGAAAAAATTCGAACAATCATCCAAGATTATCCCAGTCAGGAAGGTTGTTAACTACCTTTCTCCACCAGTGGTATAACGCCATAAAAATCCCCATACAAAGGTCAGCAAAGATACTCCTAGCTATAGCATCTGCTGGCAGCATTCCCCCATCCTTCCATGTAAAAAACCACATCAGTATTCCCCAGACAGAGCCAATCGGTATTCCCGTCAACAAAGCGACTTGCCAGAATGGCGCGAAAGGCAACGGAGGTATTCTGATCCCTATTTTCCATGCGAGACGTAGCAGAGGGGGTGCATAATTACTGCTCCACATTTTCTTGCTTTTCATAATGGAAATAGCTTGTTCTTTTTTCTCTTCGAAACCCATTTAAGCCCTCTCTACTTTCATCTAAATCCTTATCAACATGAAGAGCCTGCTAAGTAATGGAACAGTATACACAACACCTCCCTCAGTTCTCTCCACTGAGGAAGTAGAAAGGCTTTCAGGCACTACTTTGAGATGGCAACTATCACATCAGTTCAACACCCCTGTATGCTTTAGACAAACTAACAATACCTTCACCAGTCGAGTTATTACAATTACTGTTATCAGTTTACCCGGTATGTTCGTCCACATTTCGTGTCCGGGCTATCATTATTTGAATAAACTTCCCGGCGATACACGGTCACGCACCATTTTCTCAAGCAACTGTTGTAATCTCTTGGCCCTCA of the Citrobacter freundii genome contains:
- a CDS encoding DUF6404 family protein is translated as MGFEEKKEQAISIMKSKKMWSSNYAPPLLRLAWKIGIRIPPLPFAPFWQVALLTGIPIGSVWGILMWFFTWKDGGMLPADAIARSIFADLCMGIFMALYHWWRKVVNNLPDWDNLG